A genomic region of Methylobacterium durans contains the following coding sequences:
- a CDS encoding Tim44/TimA family putative adaptor protein: MQDSFDITTLIFLALAVFVIWRLRSVLGQKTGAERSPFKPLDRSRTEPPAGRQEGDNVVRLPGADRAQPADRGQAAVAEVRDWRGIAEPGSAVARGLEQVVQIEPAFDPRAFVDGAKSAYETIVIAFAKGDRKTLRTLLSREVGEGFERAIGERERNRQTVETTFVSIDKAEIVAVDVRNRVAQITVRFLSNLITATRNAEGAVVDGSAETVVEVPDVWTFARTLGSRDPNWQLVATEAGN; this comes from the coding sequence ATGCAGGATTCCTTCGATATTACGACCCTGATCTTTCTGGCTCTCGCGGTCTTCGTGATCTGGCGCCTCCGCTCCGTGCTCGGCCAGAAGACCGGCGCGGAGCGCTCGCCCTTCAAGCCGCTCGACCGCAGCCGCACCGAGCCGCCGGCCGGCCGCCAGGAGGGCGACAACGTCGTGCGCCTGCCGGGCGCCGACCGGGCGCAGCCGGCCGACCGGGGTCAGGCTGCCGTCGCCGAGGTGCGGGACTGGCGCGGCATCGCGGAGCCGGGTTCGGCGGTCGCCCGCGGCCTGGAGCAGGTCGTGCAGATCGAGCCGGCCTTCGATCCGCGCGCCTTCGTGGACGGCGCCAAATCCGCCTACGAGACCATCGTCATCGCCTTCGCCAAGGGCGACCGCAAGACCCTGCGCACGCTCCTCTCCCGCGAGGTGGGCGAGGGCTTCGAGCGGGCCATCGGCGAGCGCGAGCGCAACCGCCAGACCGTCGAGACCACCTTCGTCTCGATCGACAAGGCCGAGATCGTCGCGGTCGACGTGCGCAACCGCGTCGCCCAGATCACCGTGCGCTTCCTCTCGAACCTGATCACGGCGACCCGCAACGCCGAGGGCGCCGTCGTCGACGGCAGCGCCGAGACCGTGGTCGAGGTGCCCGATGTCTGGACCTTCGCCCGCACCCTCGGCAGCCGCGACCCGAACTGGCAGCTCGTCGCCACCGAGGCCGGCAACTGA
- a CDS encoding lysozyme inhibitor LprI family protein, with amino-acid sequence MLRVPAAALVLLLAAGPARAASFPCEGVQAADEKAVCADRALNDLDVEMAVRFAILKELLPMGGRGKLRDDQETWLTERRACGADAACLREAYAGRLKTLRAVFSEFAKQGP; translated from the coding sequence ATGCTCCGCGTTCCGGCCGCCGCCCTGGTCCTCCTCCTCGCCGCGGGGCCCGCCCGCGCGGCGAGCTTCCCCTGCGAGGGCGTGCAGGCCGCCGACGAGAAGGCGGTCTGCGCCGACCGGGCGCTCAACGACCTCGACGTCGAGATGGCGGTGCGCTTCGCGATCCTGAAGGAGCTCCTGCCGATGGGCGGGCGCGGCAAGCTGCGGGACGACCAGGAGACCTGGCTCACCGAACGCCGCGCCTGCGGGGCCGATGCCGCCTGCCTGCGGGAGGCCTATGCAGGCCGGCTGAAGACCCTGCGGGCGGTCTTCTCGGAATTCGCCAAGCAGGGGCCGTGA
- a CDS encoding type II toxin-antitoxin system RelE/ParE family toxin, which produces MSWDVAFGDAFDAEFEALPRPVQDELLASAKLLAAFGPQLGRPHVDTLNGSSFANMKKLRFSADDGVWRVAFAFDPRRKAILLVAGDKAGLGEQRFYKTLIAKADGRYRAHLDGLADAKGDGDGPQSR; this is translated from the coding sequence ATGAGCTGGGATGTCGCCTTCGGGGACGCATTCGATGCGGAGTTCGAAGCGTTGCCGCGACCGGTGCAGGATGAATTGCTGGCATCGGCCAAGCTCCTCGCCGCGTTCGGCCCGCAGCTCGGGCGTCCGCACGTCGACACGCTGAACGGGTCCTCCTTCGCGAACATGAAGAAGCTGCGCTTCTCCGCAGACGACGGGGTCTGGCGCGTGGCCTTCGCGTTCGATCCGCGGCGGAAGGCGATCCTGCTCGTCGCCGGCGACAAGGCGGGACTCGGCGAGCAGCGGTTCTACAAGACCCTGATCGCCAAGGCCGATGGGCGCTATCGGGCCCATCTCGACGGCTTAGCGGACGCGAAGGGAGACGGCGATGGGCCGCAATCTCGATGA
- the hisG gene encoding ATP phosphoribosyltransferase, with translation MPETDGALVLAVPSKGRLQENAAAFFARAGLKLAQGAGARDYRGKLVGVPGVEVRYLSASEIAGQLASGAAHLGITGEDLIRETLPDARGRVELLTPLGFGQATVVVAVPQAWIDVRAMGDLDEVAAEMRAHHGRRLRIATKYVNLTRRFFAEKGVADYRIVESLGATEGAPAAGSAEIVVDITTTGATLQANALKILDDGIILRSEANLVASLRAAWGESQRTALRAVLGRIAAEERARTTREVRAGLPESGAIDLATIAGLHEAELPYGAPRGPDGEIVLRCPADAVFALSDALVQAGARSVTVRRIDYAFAAENPLAERLLARL, from the coding sequence ATGCCTGAGACCGATGGGGCCCTCGTCCTCGCCGTGCCCTCGAAGGGCCGGCTGCAGGAGAACGCCGCCGCCTTCTTCGCCCGGGCCGGCCTGAAGCTCGCGCAGGGGGCCGGCGCGCGGGATTACCGCGGCAAGCTCGTCGGCGTGCCCGGCGTCGAGGTGCGCTACCTCTCGGCCTCCGAGATCGCGGGCCAGCTCGCGAGCGGGGCCGCCCATCTCGGCATCACCGGCGAGGACCTGATCCGCGAGACCCTGCCGGACGCTCGCGGCCGGGTCGAGCTCCTGACGCCGCTCGGCTTCGGCCAGGCGACGGTGGTGGTGGCGGTGCCTCAGGCCTGGATCGACGTCCGCGCCATGGGTGACCTCGACGAGGTGGCCGCCGAGATGCGGGCCCATCACGGAAGGCGGCTGCGCATCGCCACGAAATACGTGAACCTGACGCGCCGCTTCTTCGCCGAGAAGGGCGTCGCCGATTACCGCATCGTCGAGAGCCTCGGCGCCACCGAGGGCGCGCCCGCAGCGGGCTCGGCCGAGATCGTCGTGGACATCACGACGACGGGGGCGACGCTCCAGGCCAACGCCCTGAAGATCCTCGACGACGGGATCATCCTGCGTTCCGAGGCGAACCTCGTCGCCTCCCTGCGGGCGGCCTGGGGCGAGAGCCAGCGGACGGCTTTGCGCGCCGTGCTCGGCCGCATCGCTGCCGAGGAGCGCGCCCGCACCACCCGCGAGGTGCGGGCGGGCCTGCCGGAGAGCGGCGCCATCGACCTCGCGACGATCGCCGGCCTCCACGAGGCGGAATTGCCCTACGGCGCCCCGCGGGGCCCGGACGGCGAGATCGTGCTGCGCTGCCCGGCCGACGCGGTCTTCGCCCTCTCCGACGCCCTGGTCCAGGCCGGCGCCCGCTCGGTCACGGTGCGCCGCATCGACTACGCCTTCGCGGCCGAGAACCCGCTCGCGGAGCGCCTGCTGGCGCGGTTGTGA
- the hemJ gene encoding protoporphyrinogen oxidase HemJ — protein sequence MLYAWIKAGHVIALIAWMAAMLYLPRLFVYHAALPPGSGAQSETFKVMERRLLKAIMTPAMIATWIFGLSLAWMSGLYAAGWLQAKFLLVLAMSGMHGWFARMVKDFAADRNRRDHRFYRIVNEVPTLLMIAIVILAVVKPSFGW from the coding sequence ATGCTCTACGCCTGGATCAAGGCCGGCCACGTCATCGCGCTGATCGCCTGGATGGCGGCGATGCTCTACCTGCCCCGGCTCTTCGTCTACCACGCCGCGTTGCCGCCGGGCTCGGGCGCGCAATCCGAGACCTTCAAGGTGATGGAGCGCCGCCTCCTCAAGGCGATCATGACGCCCGCCATGATCGCGACCTGGATCTTCGGCCTGAGCCTCGCCTGGATGAGCGGCCTCTACGCCGCGGGCTGGCTGCAGGCGAAGTTCCTGCTCGTCCTCGCGATGTCGGGCATGCACGGCTGGTTCGCCCGCATGGTCAAGGACTTCGCCGCCGACCGGAACCGGCGGGACCACCGCTTCTACCGGATCGTCAACGAGGTCCCGACGCTCCTGATGATCGCGATCGTGATCCTGGCGGTGGTGAAACCGAGCTTCGGATGGTGA
- a CDS encoding murein transglycosylase A, translated as MRVGDAPAGPTRVGDAVLEPVAADALPGFPGADPAAALDAFRRTCAGNPALQLAAVAGRAGDLAAACDAAQSVAPEAAGAFFAGRFEAYRVVRPADGTNPERRAGFLTGYFEPELVGSLTPDPNHTAPVLARPDDLVSFEPGETRPGLDPALRAARAVGDGFEPYPDRAAIEDGALAERGRPLLYLRDAVDLFVLQVQGSGRVRLPDGRSVRVLYDGRNGRPYTSVAKLIVAEGRLPLEGLTLARWTAWLRDNPADGRRLMRKNASYIFFRLAAVEDAALGPPGAAGAPLSPGRSLAVDANLWRYGLPFWLEGRLPGGAAEAGRLVVAADTGSAIVGPARGDLYLGTGAEAGVAAGNLRDAVGFVVLLPKPATP; from the coding sequence TTGCGCGTCGGCGATGCGCCCGCCGGGCCGACGCGCGTCGGCGACGCCGTGCTGGAGCCCGTCGCGGCCGATGCCCTGCCCGGCTTCCCCGGCGCCGATCCGGCCGCCGCCCTCGACGCCTTCCGCCGCACCTGCGCCGGCAATCCGGCCCTCCAGCTCGCCGCCGTGGCGGGCCGGGCCGGGGATCTCGCGGCGGCCTGCGACGCGGCGCAGAGCGTGGCTCCCGAGGCGGCCGGCGCCTTCTTCGCGGGACGCTTCGAGGCCTACCGGGTGGTGCGGCCTGCCGACGGGACGAACCCGGAGCGGCGCGCGGGCTTCCTCACCGGCTATTTCGAGCCGGAACTCGTGGGCTCGCTCACACCGGATCCGAACCACACCGCCCCGGTCCTCGCGCGGCCGGACGACCTCGTGAGCTTCGAGCCGGGCGAGACCCGGCCGGGCCTCGACCCGGCGCTCCGCGCTGCCCGCGCCGTCGGGGACGGCTTCGAGCCCTATCCGGACCGGGCCGCGATCGAGGACGGCGCCCTGGCCGAGCGGGGCAGGCCCCTCCTCTACCTGCGCGACGCGGTCGACCTGTTCGTGCTGCAGGTGCAGGGCTCGGGGCGGGTGCGGCTGCCGGACGGGCGCTCCGTCCGGGTGCTCTACGACGGGCGCAACGGCCGCCCCTACACCTCGGTCGCCAAGCTGATCGTGGCGGAGGGCCGGCTGCCGCTGGAGGGCCTGACGCTCGCCCGCTGGACGGCCTGGCTGCGCGACAACCCGGCGGACGGGCGCCGCCTGATGCGGAAGAACGCCTCCTACATCTTCTTCCGCCTCGCGGCGGTGGAGGATGCCGCGCTCGGGCCGCCGGGAGCCGCCGGCGCGCCGCTCTCGCCCGGGCGCAGCCTCGCCGTCGACGCCAACCTCTGGCGCTACGGCCTGCCCTTCTGGCTGGAGGGGCGCCTGCCGGGCGGTGCTGCCGAGGCGGGCCGCCTCGTCGTCGCGGCCGATACGGGCTCGGCGATCGTCGGGCCGGCGCGGGGCGATCTCTATCTCGGCACCGGCGCCGAGGCCGGGGTGGCGGCCGGCAACCTGCGCGACGCGGTGGGCTTCGTGGTGCTGCTGCCGAAGCCGGCCACGCCATGA
- the hisS gene encoding histidine--tRNA ligase, translating into MSKAEKVKAETVKADTLKPRLPRGLLDRRADEIAAQGRMLEVIRDTFTLYGFEALETPFIEYTEALGKFLPDLDRPNEGVFSFQDDDESWLSLRYDLTAPLARFVAENFDALPKPYRSFRAGYVFRNEKPGPGRFRQFMQFDADIVGAGSVAADAEICMMAADTLDRLGLKGQYLIKVNNRKVLDGMMEAIGLAGEEQAGRRLTVLRAIDKLDRLGPDGVRLLLGPGRKDESGDFTKGAGLDEAAIERILAYVSFQASPSDGGDRVHFWEQFFRSWSDVVGESETGREGIAELHAIMRLCAAAGYGHDQIRADPSVVRGLEYYTGPVYEAELTFPVTNEEGQVVRFGSVAGGGRYDGLVGRFRAEPVPATGFSIGVSRLFSALQLVRSPLVRGAESPGPVVVLVLDRECIADYQRLVAALRGAGIRAELYLGGAGMKAQMKYADRRRAPVAIIQGSNEREAGEVQIKDLIEGAKAAESIASNAEWKAARPAQFSVPEGELVERVRAVLARHFPQPGP; encoded by the coding sequence ATGTCCAAGGCGGAGAAGGTCAAGGCCGAGACGGTCAAGGCCGACACCCTCAAGCCGCGCCTGCCCCGCGGCCTCCTCGACCGGCGCGCCGACGAGATCGCGGCGCAGGGCCGGATGCTGGAGGTGATCCGCGACACCTTCACGCTCTACGGCTTCGAGGCGCTGGAGACGCCGTTCATCGAGTACACCGAGGCGCTCGGCAAGTTCCTGCCCGACCTCGACCGGCCGAACGAGGGCGTGTTCTCCTTCCAGGACGACGACGAATCCTGGCTGTCCCTGCGCTACGACCTCACGGCGCCGCTCGCCCGCTTCGTCGCCGAGAATTTCGACGCGCTCCCGAAGCCCTACCGGAGCTTCCGCGCCGGATACGTCTTCCGCAACGAGAAGCCGGGGCCGGGGCGCTTCCGCCAGTTCATGCAATTCGACGCCGACATCGTCGGGGCGGGCTCCGTCGCGGCCGATGCCGAGATCTGCATGATGGCCGCCGACACCCTCGACCGGCTGGGGCTGAAGGGCCAGTACCTCATCAAGGTGAACAACCGGAAGGTGCTCGACGGGATGATGGAGGCGATCGGGCTCGCTGGCGAGGAGCAGGCCGGGCGCCGCCTCACCGTGCTGCGCGCCATCGACAAGCTCGACCGACTCGGGCCCGACGGGGTGCGCCTCCTGCTCGGCCCCGGCCGCAAGGACGAGAGCGGCGACTTCACCAAGGGCGCGGGGCTCGACGAGGCCGCCATCGAGCGCATCCTCGCCTACGTCTCGTTCCAGGCCTCCCCCAGCGACGGGGGCGACCGGGTGCATTTCTGGGAGCAGTTCTTCCGCTCCTGGAGCGACGTGGTCGGCGAGTCCGAGACGGGACGCGAGGGCATCGCGGAACTCCACGCCATCATGCGGCTCTGCGCGGCCGCCGGCTACGGCCACGACCAGATCCGGGCGGACCCGTCCGTGGTGCGCGGCCTCGAATACTACACCGGCCCGGTCTACGAGGCGGAGCTGACCTTCCCCGTCACCAACGAGGAGGGCCAGGTGGTGCGCTTCGGCTCGGTGGCGGGCGGCGGGCGCTACGACGGGCTCGTCGGGCGCTTCCGGGCGGAGCCCGTGCCGGCGACGGGCTTCTCGATCGGCGTCTCGCGCCTGTTCTCGGCGCTGCAGCTCGTGCGGAGCCCGCTGGTCCGGGGCGCGGAGAGCCCCGGCCCCGTGGTGGTCCTCGTCCTCGACCGGGAATGCATCGCCGATTACCAGCGCCTCGTGGCGGCCCTGCGCGGGGCCGGCATCCGGGCCGAGCTCTACCTCGGCGGCGCCGGCATGAAGGCGCAGATGAAATACGCCGACCGCCGCCGCGCGCCGGTGGCGATCATCCAGGGCTCGAACGAGCGCGAGGCCGGCGAGGTCCAGATCAAGGACCTGATCGAGGGGGCCAAGGCCGCCGAGAGCATCGCCAGCAACGCGGAGTGGAAGGCGGCGCGCCCGGCGCAATTCTCGGTGCCGGAGGGCGAGCTGGTCGAGCGGGTGCGCGCGGTGCTGGCGCGCCACTTCCCGCAGCCGGGGCCTTGA
- a CDS encoding XRE family transcriptional regulator, with amino-acid sequence MGRNLDDVIAALPEERRDAVEARFQRLKDEVESLGELRRLAGRAQAEIASALQIKQPSVSKIEKQADMYLSTLRSYVEAVGGQLELIVRLPAHAPVRLETLGDMTAAKARAGSGAKATGRRPRAKAKPEGR; translated from the coding sequence ATGGGCCGCAATCTCGATGACGTGATCGCCGCGCTGCCGGAGGAGCGGCGCGACGCCGTCGAAGCCCGGTTTCAGCGCTTGAAGGACGAGGTCGAGAGCCTCGGCGAGCTGCGCCGCTTGGCCGGACGGGCGCAGGCCGAGATCGCGTCGGCGCTCCAGATCAAGCAGCCCTCCGTCTCCAAGATCGAGAAGCAGGCCGACATGTATCTGTCGACCCTTCGGAGCTACGTGGAGGCGGTCGGCGGGCAACTCGAACTGATCGTGCGTCTTCCCGCGCATGCGCCGGTCCGCCTCGAAACTCTCGGGGACATGACGGCGGCGAAGGCGAGAGCAGGAAGCGGCGCGAAGGCTACGGGGCGTCGTCCCCGCGCGAAGGCCAAGCCCGAGGGCCGGTAG
- the secB gene encoding protein-export chaperone SecB: MADSPAPNGNGGATAQADNAPAINALAQYAKDLSFENPNAPRSLQPQEGQGPQINIQVNVNAQQLAEADFEVELTLEGDAKINNEVLFAFDLKYAGIFRMRNIPQDQLHPAVMIECPRLLFPFARQIVAEAVRNGGFPPLYIDPIDFVGLYRQKAMEAQGQQAGGPLDA, encoded by the coding sequence ATGGCCGACTCTCCGGCACCGAACGGCAACGGTGGCGCCACGGCGCAGGCCGACAACGCGCCCGCGATCAACGCGCTGGCCCAGTACGCCAAGGACCTGTCGTTCGAGAACCCGAATGCGCCGCGCTCGCTGCAGCCGCAGGAGGGCCAGGGCCCGCAGATCAACATCCAGGTCAACGTCAACGCCCAGCAGCTCGCGGAGGCCGATTTCGAGGTCGAGCTGACGCTGGAGGGCGACGCCAAGATCAACAACGAGGTGCTGTTCGCCTTCGACCTGAAGTACGCCGGCATCTTCCGCATGCGCAACATCCCGCAGGACCAGCTCCATCCGGCGGTGATGATCGAGTGCCCGCGCCTGCTCTTCCCCTTCGCGCGTCAGATCGTCGCCGAGGCGGTGCGCAACGGCGGTTTCCCGCCCCTCTACATCGATCCGATCGATTTCGTCGGCCTCTACCGCCAGAAGGCGATGGAAGCGCAGGGCCAGCAGGCCGGCGGCCCCCTGGACGCCTGA
- a CDS encoding ATP phosphoribosyltransferase regulatory subunit — translation MMRAEAGGPAGTHEAQARLSAHLAAAGYRAVTPPVLQPVEPFLELSGEDIRRRIFVTQDEAGAELCLRPEFTIPVCRLHRALADGQAADYSYLGPVFRLGGREPDEFLQAGIESIGRTDTPAADAEVLGLALEGLALLGRPDAEVRLGDMGLTVALLDGLGVPPAAKRRTLRALAAGRGLDGVMNTAQSEDRHAGLLATIQGQDPKGVRAFVEDVLSIAGISAVGGRSAGEIAERFLAKAAAQANGGAGLNAENRAVIERYRAISGDPDAAARDLRALADEAGLLRHAPFAGALALFEERTGFMAARGLPVERFRFAGSFARNLDYYTGFIFEVTAPAGGERPGPVLVGGGRYDGLLSHLGSPAPLPAVGCAFWLDRAARNASSSETPDA, via the coding sequence ATGATGCGAGCGGAGGCAGGCGGCCCGGCGGGCACCCACGAGGCGCAGGCGCGGCTCTCGGCGCATCTCGCCGCGGCGGGCTACCGCGCGGTGACGCCGCCGGTGCTCCAGCCCGTCGAGCCCTTCCTCGAACTCTCCGGCGAGGACATCCGCCGCCGCATCTTCGTTACCCAGGACGAGGCGGGCGCGGAACTCTGCCTGCGGCCCGAATTCACGATTCCCGTCTGCCGCCTGCACCGGGCGCTCGCGGACGGGCAGGCCGCCGATTACAGCTATCTCGGCCCCGTCTTCCGCCTGGGCGGACGGGAGCCCGACGAGTTCCTGCAGGCCGGCATCGAGTCGATCGGGCGGACCGACACGCCGGCCGCCGACGCCGAGGTGCTCGGCCTCGCCCTCGAAGGTCTGGCGCTGCTCGGCCGCCCGGACGCGGAGGTCCGGCTCGGCGACATGGGGCTCACCGTGGCGCTCCTCGACGGGCTCGGCGTGCCGCCGGCCGCCAAGCGCCGCACGCTGCGCGCGCTCGCCGCCGGCCGCGGCCTCGACGGGGTGATGAACACGGCCCAGAGCGAGGACCGGCACGCGGGGCTCCTCGCCACCATCCAGGGCCAGGATCCGAAGGGCGTGCGGGCCTTCGTGGAGGACGTGCTCTCGATCGCCGGCATCTCGGCGGTGGGCGGGCGCAGCGCCGGCGAGATCGCCGAGCGCTTCCTCGCCAAGGCCGCCGCGCAGGCCAATGGCGGGGCCGGCCTCAACGCCGAGAACCGCGCGGTCATCGAGCGCTACCGGGCGATCTCGGGCGATCCGGACGCGGCGGCGCGCGACCTGCGGGCGCTCGCCGACGAGGCCGGGCTCCTGCGCCACGCGCCCTTCGCGGGCGCGCTCGCCCTGTTCGAGGAGCGCACCGGCTTCATGGCGGCCCGCGGCCTGCCGGTCGAGCGCTTCCGCTTCGCGGGAAGCTTCGCCCGCAACCTCGACTATTATACGGGCTTCATCTTCGAGGTGACGGCGCCCGCCGGGGGCGAACGGCCCGGGCCCGTCCTCGTCGGCGGCGGCCGCTACGACGGCCTCCTCAGCCATCTCGGCAGCCCGGCGCCGCTCCCGGCCGTCGGCTGCGCCTTCTGGCTCGACCGCGCCGCCCGCAACGCCTCTTCCAGCGAGACGCCCGATGCCTGA
- a CDS encoding MFS transporter translates to MNATTHLGLINVFIGDIQGGLGPFLGTWLAETGSWSPARVGFVTTLVGIGTLFLSGPFGALVDRLGRPRLLIGAACAAILAGTLLLLPARAFGTVFAAQLLAAAGGTLLLPAVTALTLGIVGKDRFPKQQGRNQAYNHVGILIAAGLISVGTPYLGPAVAFWVLGAMAVLAIVATATTPGHCYSERRAVGWKEDDPDDHPERAGIRSVLSSRKLMVLALALALFNLGNGGMLTLLGQKLVATAADATSWTARYVMVAQLVMIPVALFAGSLADKRGRRKLLLVAFAVLPVRAALSGFIDDPLWLISAEILDGVASGIVGVAVPVVVADLTWGSGRTQTALGTVNAVQGIGGALSAWYGGLAQSFLGWTGAFLALGAPALVALALVIWLDATTEPGRRSRRREARAALQAA, encoded by the coding sequence ATGAACGCCACCACCCATCTCGGCCTCATCAACGTCTTCATCGGTGACATTCAGGGCGGCCTCGGGCCGTTTCTCGGCACCTGGCTCGCGGAGACCGGCTCGTGGAGCCCGGCCCGGGTCGGCTTCGTCACCACCCTCGTCGGCATCGGCACCCTCTTCCTCAGCGGGCCCTTCGGCGCCCTCGTCGACCGGCTCGGGCGGCCGCGCCTCCTGATCGGGGCCGCCTGCGCGGCGATCCTCGCCGGGACGCTGCTGCTGCTGCCGGCCCGGGCCTTCGGAACCGTGTTCGCGGCCCAGCTCCTCGCGGCGGCGGGCGGCACCCTGCTCCTGCCCGCGGTGACGGCCCTGACCCTCGGCATCGTCGGCAAGGACAGATTCCCGAAGCAGCAGGGCCGCAACCAGGCCTACAACCACGTCGGCATACTGATCGCGGCCGGGCTCATCAGCGTCGGCACGCCCTATCTCGGGCCGGCGGTCGCCTTCTGGGTGCTCGGCGCGATGGCGGTGCTCGCCATCGTCGCCACCGCGACGACGCCCGGCCATTGCTACAGCGAGCGCCGGGCGGTCGGCTGGAAGGAGGACGATCCGGACGACCATCCCGAGCGGGCGGGCATCCGCAGCGTGCTGTCGAGCCGCAAGCTGATGGTGCTGGCGCTGGCGCTCGCCCTGTTCAACCTCGGCAACGGCGGCATGCTGACCCTGCTCGGCCAGAAGCTCGTCGCCACCGCGGCCGACGCCACGAGCTGGACCGCGCGCTACGTCATGGTGGCCCAGCTCGTGATGATCCCGGTCGCCCTGTTCGCCGGCTCGCTCGCCGACAAGCGCGGACGCCGCAAGCTCCTCCTGGTCGCCTTCGCGGTCCTGCCGGTGCGGGCCGCGCTCTCCGGCTTCATCGACGATCCGCTCTGGCTGATCTCGGCGGAGATCCTCGACGGCGTCGCCTCCGGCATCGTCGGCGTCGCGGTGCCGGTCGTGGTGGCCGACCTGACCTGGGGCTCGGGCCGGACCCAGACGGCGCTCGGCACCGTCAACGCCGTGCAGGGGATCGGCGGGGCGCTCTCCGCCTGGTACGGGGGCCTCGCCCAGTCCTTCCTCGGCTGGACCGGCGCGTTCCTGGCGCTCGGCGCCCCGGCCCTTGTGGCGCTCGCCCTCGTGATCTGGCTCGACGCCACCACCGAGCCCGGCCGCCGCTCCCGCCGCCGCGAGGCCCGTGCCGCCCTGCAGGCGGCCTGA
- the hemE gene encoding uroporphyrinogen decarboxylase has protein sequence MAEVNQVDRKVLRVLSGEALSPPPAWMMRQAGRYLPEYRATRAQAGSFLDLCYSPDFAVEVTLQPIRRFGFEASILFSDILVVPHALGQDVRFVEGEGPRLDPLHGRAEFERLRAAEDPAVFDHLAPVFETVARLRRELPAETTLLGFCGAPWTVASYMIGGRGTPDLAPARALAKADPALLNALIDRLVAVQTEYLVRQLRAGADAVQIFESHAGTLPEAGSDGADPLARWSFRPISRMIEGIRAEVPGARIIVFARGSGLDGHARVVPETGADAVGVDWAVDLAELRRRLPASTVTQGNLHPDILIEGGEALDEAVDAVLEATRGLPHIFNLGHGITPQTPVAHVERMLARLRGA, from the coding sequence ATGGCCGAGGTGAACCAGGTGGACCGCAAGGTCCTGCGCGTGCTCTCGGGCGAGGCGCTCTCGCCGCCGCCGGCCTGGATGATGCGCCAGGCCGGTCGCTACCTGCCGGAATATCGCGCGACGCGGGCGCAGGCCGGCTCCTTCCTCGACCTCTGCTACAGCCCGGATTTCGCCGTCGAGGTGACCCTGCAGCCGATCCGCCGCTTCGGCTTCGAGGCGTCGATCCTGTTCTCGGACATCCTCGTCGTGCCCCACGCGCTCGGCCAGGACGTGCGCTTCGTGGAAGGGGAGGGGCCGCGGCTCGATCCCTTGCACGGGCGGGCGGAGTTCGAGCGGCTGCGGGCGGCCGAGGACCCGGCCGTGTTCGACCATCTCGCCCCCGTCTTCGAGACCGTGGCGCGCCTGCGCCGCGAACTGCCCGCCGAGACCACGCTGCTCGGCTTCTGCGGCGCGCCCTGGACGGTGGCGAGCTACATGATCGGTGGGCGCGGCACGCCGGACCTCGCCCCCGCCCGGGCGCTCGCGAAGGCCGACCCCGCCCTCCTCAACGCGCTGATCGACCGGCTGGTCGCCGTGCAGACGGAGTACCTCGTGCGCCAGCTCCGGGCCGGCGCCGACGCCGTGCAGATCTTCGAATCGCATGCCGGCACCCTGCCGGAGGCGGGCTCGGACGGGGCGGACCCGCTCGCTCGCTGGTCGTTCCGGCCGATATCCCGGATGATCGAGGGGATCCGCGCCGAGGTGCCCGGCGCCAGGATCATCGTCTTCGCCCGCGGCTCGGGCCTCGACGGCCATGCCCGCGTCGTCCCGGAGACGGGCGCCGACGCCGTCGGCGTCGATTGGGCGGTCGACCTCGCGGAACTGCGCCGGCGCCTGCCGGCGAGCACCGTGACGCAGGGAAACCTGCATCCGGACATCCTGATCGAGGGCGGGGAGGCGCTCGACGAAGCGGTCGACGCGGTGCTCGAAGCGACGCGGGGCCTGCCGCACATCTTCAACCTCGGCCACGGCATCACGCCGCAGACGCCCGTCGCCCATGTGGAGCGGATGCTCGCCCGGCTGCGGGGCGCCTGA
- a CDS encoding DUF3429 domain-containing protein, protein MRQDATGRTVTAHEPRETPWLSVVLGYGPMLPILAGAAAAWALPGEAGRLAGTLAILWANAILLFLSGVRRGVSFRTEGGPTAMQIGTMMLLFSLGFAALAALQFGRETGAIALLVLGFGAVAVLDPIAAARGEAPLFFARLRPLQIPIGLAGLLGLLTLKLSGGS, encoded by the coding sequence ATGCGGCAGGACGCGACCGGACGCACCGTCACGGCCCACGAACCGCGCGAGACGCCGTGGCTCAGCGTGGTCCTCGGCTACGGGCCGATGCTGCCGATCCTCGCGGGTGCGGCCGCCGCCTGGGCGCTGCCGGGCGAGGCCGGCCGCCTCGCCGGCACGCTCGCAATCCTCTGGGCGAACGCGATCCTGCTGTTCCTGTCGGGCGTGCGCCGCGGTGTCTCCTTCCGCACCGAAGGGGGCCCGACCGCGATGCAGATCGGCACCATGATGCTCCTGTTCAGCCTCGGCTTCGCGGCGCTCGCCGCGCTGCAGTTCGGGCGGGAAACGGGGGCGATCGCCCTCCTCGTCCTCGGCTTCGGCGCGGTGGCGGTGCTCGACCCGATCGCGGCGGCCCGCGGCGAGGCGCCCCTGTTCTTCGCCCGCCTGCGCCCGCTCCAGATCCCCATCGGCCTCGCCGGCCTCCTGGGGCTCCTCACGCTGAAGCTCTCCGGCGGGTCGTGA